The Thermococcus eurythermalis genomic sequence AACTTCAAGATCGTCAAGGACGGTGAGGAGCTCCAGATCGGCAGGAGAACCTTCCGCTTCATAACCGTCCCCTGGCTCCACTGGCCCGACACGATGATTACCTACGTGGTCGAGGATAAGCTGATCTTCTCCTGCGACGCCGGCGGTGGCTACGGAATCCCAGAAACTATTGATGACAGCGATGAAGAGGTAGTTCAGAAGTACCTTCCGCACGTGACCAAGTACATAGTCACCGTCATCGGCCATTACCACAAGTACATAGTCCAGAATATCAAAAAGCTGAGAAACCTAGGAATAATTGATAATGCCAAGATGATACTTCCCGGCCATGGGCTTATATGGAGAAAGAACCCGGCCAGGATATTCGAGTACTATGAGGCAGTCGGAGCCGGAAAGGTCAAGAAGGGCAAGGTTCTCGTCATCTACGACTCCATGTACGGCTTCGTCGAGAAGAGGATGGAAATCGTGATAGACGAGCTCAAGAAGCACGGCTACAACCCGGTGGTCTACAGGTTCACCGACAAGGAAGCGCCGGCCGTTAGCCACATACTCGGAGAAGTCCCGGACAGCGAGGCCCTGATAATCGGCGCTTCCACCTACGAGGCCGAGATACACCCGCGCATAAGGTATGCCCTCTACGAGATCGTGGACAAGGCCAACTACGAGAAACCAGTTCTTATCGTCGGCGCCTTCGGCTGGGGCGGCGTCGCCGGAAGGAAGATAGAGACCCTCATAACCCGCAGCAAGTTCGACCACGTTGACACCGTCGAAAGCAAAGGCGCTCCCGGGCCTGAGGACGAAGAGAAGCTCAGGGAGGCAGTTAGGAAGCTCGTGGCGTGGCTCTCCTGAACTTTTCTCTTTTAAGAAGTGCGGGGTGGTCATAGGAAGCGTGAGAATACTATCTTTAAGCTTTCAATTCTAGAAATCATTATATACTTTAATGCCTAGGTATTAATGCAACAACGTTTGTAGGTGCTAGATATGGTAATTGAAAAGAAAATGACCCGCAAGTTTCTGGAAGACGCTTTTGCCGGCGAAAGCATGGCGCATATGAAGTACCTGATTTTCGCCGAGCAGGCTGAGAAAGAGGGCTTCCCCAACATAGCCAAGCTCTTCAGGGCCATCGCTCACGCTGAATTTGTTCACGCCAAGAACCACTTCATAACCCTCGGAAACCTCGGCAAGACCCCGGAGAACCTGCAGGCGGGTATAGAGGGGGAGACCTATGAAGTCGAGGAGATGTACCCGGTCTTCAAGAACGCCGCCGAGTTCCAGGGCGAGAAGGACGCTGTAAGGACGACCCACTACGCCTTGGAGGCGGAAAAGATACACGCCGAGCTCTACAAGAAGGCCAAGGAGCTCGCCGAGAGCGGAAAGGACATGGAGATAAAGAGGGTCTATATCTGTCCGGTCTGTGGATATACAGCCGTTGATGAGGCACCCGAGAAGTGCCCAGTATGCGGTGTCCCAAGAGATAAGTTCGTGGTCTTTGAGTAAACCTTTCGCTTTTCTACCTTTTAAGTTTGAACCACAAACCTTATAAGGTCGGACTGATAATATTAAGACGGTGAAAGAAATGGCGAAGTGGAAGTGCACAGTTTGTGGTTACATCTACGATGAGGACGAGGGCGACCCGGACAACGGGATAGAGCCCGGAACCAGGTTTGAAGACCTTCCCGAGGACTGGGTCTGCCCGCTCTGCGGTGCGCCCAAGGACCAGTTTGAAAAGATAGAGTGAGGTGGTTGAGATGCTGAGCGAAACCATAAAGAGTGGAGACTGGAAGGGGGAGAAGCACGTCCCCGTTATAGAGTACAAGAAGGAAGGCGACCTCGTTAAGGTCGAAGTCAGCGTGGGCAAGGAGATACCGCACCCGAACACCCCAGAGCACCACATAGCGTGGATTGAGCTCTACTTCCACCCGGAGGGGGAGAACTTCCCGATTCTCGTCGGCAGGGCCGAGTTCAGCAACCACAGCGACCCGCTGAGCGAGCCAAGGGCAGTCTTCTTCTTCAAGACCCAGAAGAAGGGCAAGCTCTACGCGCTCAGCTACTGCAACATCCACGGCCTCTGGGAGAACGAAGTCGAGCTCGACTGAGCTTTTCGTTTCTGCCCCAACCCCCGTTATTTTTCTCCCGAGAGCTGGAACGGCATGTTTTTCCAGTCCTCGACCCATTCCTGAGCGTAGCCTTCTAGGGTGTGCACGTACTTAACGTCTCGTACGCATACCATAACCGTCACGTTTTCAGGGCTCTTGAAGAGCTCTATGTGGTACCTTATAACCTCGTCACCGGAGAGGGCGAGGATGGACTGAAGCGGGCCCCAGAATGTCATTGACTCGTACTTTTGCCCAACTTTAATGCCATCAACGTAAACCCCGGCCCCGCAGAAGTTCCCGGGAACCTTGATGAGAACGTCCACGACCGCAGGGGAACCAGATGTACTCCAGTAAACGGCAACACCATTTGAGCGCGCCGAGCCGTCGTAGTTCGGGAAGGGAACGTTGAAGAGAACCGGTGAGAGAATCAGGGAGGCCACGAAAACCGCGAGGACCTTCCTCTTTGAGAAGTTGAAGGGAACGTCCTTCCTGGCGGCTAGGGGCAGATTCCAATAGGAGTAGGCCTCCACGAGGCGGGCGATGCTCATTAAAACGACGCCAATCAAGACGGGGAACAGCAGGGCACCAACGAGATACAGGTTCCCGACTAGGTTGAAGTTCAGCTCCCCTGTGGACTCCGCGAACAGGCCCATCCTGAGTCTATAAACGAGCGCGCTGGCAACAAAGGCAGGATACGCCGGCGCCAGTAAGTTAATGAGCTTGTAAATGCCCCAGGAGGGCTTGAGGAGAACCCACTCCAGGGCGAGACTGAGAAGGAAGACGGCAACTAGGAATAGAGCCGCTTCAAGCAGGAACAGCTTCAGGGGCCTCGAGTCAACGTCCACGCTCCAGAGGTAGAGACCAATCAGGTAAACCACGAGCCCGAGCCCAAAGGCTATAGGCGAGAAAAGGCCTAAGAGATTGGACAGCGTCATCAGCAGACTCCCGGCGAGCAGGTATTCCCTGCCACCAACCGGAGCAAACTTTCCTTTAACTGTCACTAATATCACCAATAAAACTTTGAGTTTTAACACTTAAAGCTTTTGGGCAAGGTTTATATCCCCTGCCTTCTAAGTTCTATGGTTGAGAACTATGGATTCGTATACCCTTGTAATGGCCGTTAATGGCTCTCTTGTGCTGGTGGGAATTTTTCTCACATGGCACTTAACGAGGCTTGTGGAACGATACAGACTCGGAAAGGAAAAACTATCCTGGTTAATCCTTTTAGGAGGTCTCATGACATCTCTGGGGTTCGTTGGAGGCCTCGCTGGTCTTGATTTAAGGATACTCGTTATCCTCGGTCCTGCGTTGATAGTCTATGCCCTCTCGATGAGTGGCCTCGTTGGAGCAAAGCTTGAAATGCTTTTCCAAACCGGCCTGGTTGTCCTCTCCGCTGGCATCAGCGACGATCCAAAAACATACATTGTTTTGATGTTCTCTGACATTTCTCTGCTTCTCTTGATGGACGCCGTGGCCTTTTATTCAAATTCGCCAATAAAAGCTGCCACAATGGCAAGGCTTTCTGCTTGGCTTCTTGTAGCTTTCACGACCGTAAACGCTCTCTATCCGCATTCCTTACCCGCGATTATGCTCTACACTGCCTCAGTGTTGCTGTGGATGGCCTCGTTGACTCTTTCATATCCAGCGGCAAGGGTTCTCAAATTTGCCCAGGAAGGCTTATAACTGGCCATTCAGATGTTAAAACGGTGAGAAAAATGAAAGTTTACAGCCCGGATAGGGAGTGGTCCGAGCACTACAAGGCCGTCATCGAGGAGCTGAGGAAGATAACCGACCCCGTTACCGGGGGAGACATCCTCGACTCCGGCGTTGTGGCGGGCCTTGAGGTTACAGAGGATACCCTAAAAATCTGGCTCCGCTTTGAGAGCCACGCGGAATACAACATCATCGGAGAGAGCCCCATTGCGTACTCCAAGATAATCGGGGACATAATGGAGCGCTTCGCCCTTGTGAAGTTCCAGAACGTCTACGTCTACGACCTCAAGAACAACCCGGTCGGAGTTTTTGAAAACAAGAAGGGCTACACTGCTGATGACATCAGCACTGAGAGGGTCTGAGCCTTGGGACTTCTCGAAATTTTTAAACCAGAAAAGAAGCCCATGGAAGGGCCTAAAAAAGACCTTCCCCCGGAGGTTCTAAGGTAATCGAGATCTTGAAAAGGGCTGATATAGAGGAGCTGAAGAGAAAGATAAGCTGGCTCGCAGGGGAAGAGAAGAAACACGAGGAGCTCCTGAGGAAGATTTATGCCAAGATGTTCCCAGGTAAAGAGGTCGTTTTTCCGGAGGAGCACATCGGACCTGAGCTCAAGCCCGTTGCCCGCGAACTCCAGGGCGTTCAGGACATAATAGACCTAATCCGCTGGGCCATGAAGGCCGAGGAGATGGCGGCGAAGTTCTACGCCGAGCTTGAGAACATGGTCGAAGGCGAGGACAAGAAGAGGCTCATGCGCTACCTCAGCGACATGGAATGGGGCCACTACTACACGCTCAAGGCCGAGTACGAGCTCCTGCTCGACTGGGAGA encodes the following:
- a CDS encoding rubrerythrin family protein is translated as MVIEKKMTRKFLEDAFAGESMAHMKYLIFAEQAEKEGFPNIAKLFRAIAHAEFVHAKNHFITLGNLGKTPENLQAGIEGETYEVEEMYPVFKNAAEFQGEKDAVRTTHYALEAEKIHAELYKKAKELAESGKDMEIKRVYICPVCGYTAVDEAPEKCPVCGVPRDKFVVFE
- a CDS encoding FprA family A-type flavoprotein is translated as MPAVRVERLLEEPELYIIRVDDDRIKYFEATWDIPEGITYNSYLMKLKDAVVLFDVTKAEYADLFLEKLKELVNPEEITHIIVHHTEPDHSGALPKVLDANGYRAQIIGTAFARNLLEGFYGKEVVENFKIVKDGEELQIGRRTFRFITVPWLHWPDTMITYVVEDKLIFSCDAGGGYGIPETIDDSDEEVVQKYLPHVTKYIVTVIGHYHKYIVQNIKKLRNLGIIDNAKMILPGHGLIWRKNPARIFEYYEAVGAGKVKKGKVLVIYDSMYGFVEKRMEIVIDELKKHGYNPVVYRFTDKEAPAVSHILGEVPDSEALIIGASTYEAEIHPRIRYALYEIVDKANYEKPVLIVGAFGWGGVAGRKIETLITRSKFDHVDTVESKGAPGPEDEEKLREAVRKLVAWLS
- a CDS encoding iron-sulfur cluster assembly protein, with the translated sequence MKVYSPDREWSEHYKAVIEELRKITDPVTGGDILDSGVVAGLEVTEDTLKIWLRFESHAEYNIIGESPIAYSKIIGDIMERFALVKFQNVYVYDLKNNPVGVFENKKGYTADDISTERV
- the rd gene encoding rubredoxin, with product MAKWKCTVCGYIYDEDEGDPDNGIEPGTRFEDLPEDWVCPLCGAPKDQFEKIE
- a CDS encoding class II SORL domain-containing protein — protein: MLSETIKSGDWKGEKHVPVIEYKKEGDLVKVEVSVGKEIPHPNTPEHHIAWIELYFHPEGENFPILVGRAEFSNHSDPLSEPRAVFFFKTQKKGKLYALSYCNIHGLWENEVELD
- a CDS encoding DUF996 domain-containing protein codes for the protein MILVTVKGKFAPVGGREYLLAGSLLMTLSNLLGLFSPIAFGLGLVVYLIGLYLWSVDVDSRPLKLFLLEAALFLVAVFLLSLALEWVLLKPSWGIYKLINLLAPAYPAFVASALVYRLRMGLFAESTGELNFNLVGNLYLVGALLFPVLIGVVLMSIARLVEAYSYWNLPLAARKDVPFNFSKRKVLAVFVASLILSPVLFNVPFPNYDGSARSNGVAVYWSTSGSPAVVDVLIKVPGNFCGAGVYVDGIKVGQKYESMTFWGPLQSILALSGDEVIRYHIELFKSPENVTVMVCVRDVKYVHTLEGYAQEWVEDWKNMPFQLSGEK